A single genomic interval of Corylus avellana chromosome ca10, CavTom2PMs-1.0 harbors:
- the LOC132163961 gene encoding superoxide dismutase [Cu-Zn], chloroplastic yields the protein MEAALAAMAAHTLILSPPHISSNPHHPPPLLRSSSSFLNGPSLKLPRQSLTFSLSAKPLTIVSAAKKAVVVLKGTSSVEGVATLTQEENGPTTVNVRITGLTPGPHGFHLHEYGDTTNGCISTGAHFNPTKMTHGAPEDEVRHAGDLGNIVANADGVAEATIVDSQIPLTGPNAVIGRALVVHELEDDLGKGGHELSLTTGNAGGRLACGVVGLTPV from the exons ATGGAAGCCGCACTGGCAGCTATGGCCGCCCACACCCTCATCCTCTCTCCTCCCCACATCTCCTCAAACCCTCACCACCCTCCTCCACTCCTccgctcctcctcctccttcctcAACGGCCCCTCCCTCAAGCTCCCCCGCCAATCTCTAACCTTCTCCCTCTCCGCCAAACCACTCACTATTGTCTCCGCCGCAAAGAAAGCCGTCGTTGTCCTCAAGGGTACCTCCAGTGTCGAAGGGGTCGCGACGCTGACTCAAGAAGAAAACG GTCCCACAACTGTGAATGTTCGTATCACTGGGCTTACTCCGGGGCCTCATGGCTTCCACCTA CATGAGTATGGGGACACAACAAATGGATGCATCTCAACAG GAGCACATTTTAATCCTACCAAAATGACTCATGGTGCTCCTGAGGATGAAGTCCGTCATGCGGGTGACCTGGGAAACATAGTTGCCAATGCCGATG GGGTGGCAGAGGCAACAATTGTGGATAGCCAG ATACCATTAACTGGTCCTAATGCAGTTATTGGAAGAGCCCTTGTGGTTCATGAGCTTGAGGATGACCTTGGAAAAG GTGGACATGAACTTAGTCTGACCACCGGCAATGCAGGTGGAAGGTTGGCATGCG